Proteins from one Natrinema salinisoli genomic window:
- a CDS encoding MFS transporter — protein MTLLADPYRRRWIGWGLLVSAFFLVSLHRSSTGVLSEALMRSFDTTGTSLGLLHSSFFYLYAAFQVPAGLLTDRYGARSIAAIGTALMSVGSIVFGLAPTYALAFTGRLLVGFGASVLFVATLRFCANWFRPDEFGTMTGVTFSVGILGGLAATTPLAIAVSNAGWRPSMIGLGLFGLAAGIGIVLFSHDSPADAGLPPIENVPERPDVTSAATLKRYVADAVREPETWLLGIMLFFMTGIGITIFGLWGIPYLVQTHDISVTEASVYLLVGNVGGMIGPTLFGWLSDRSGNRTGLIVLSTVVFGLSWAIFAVFGVVPLALVGAIFLFSRVLRGGIPLAFTVIKERHPEGASGTVIGLINTMGWIGAAVFPVLLGAALDAYWTGETVNGTRVYTEFGYRVAFAIATVSGLIAAICAIALHVRTRNDRPIESETDVEQPAS, from the coding sequence GTGACACTACTGGCCGACCCGTATCGACGACGGTGGATCGGGTGGGGATTGCTCGTTTCAGCGTTCTTTCTCGTCAGTCTCCACCGGTCGTCGACCGGGGTCCTCTCGGAAGCCTTGATGCGATCGTTCGACACGACCGGGACGAGTCTCGGGCTGTTGCACTCGTCGTTTTTCTACCTCTACGCGGCGTTTCAGGTCCCGGCTGGCCTGTTGACGGACCGCTACGGGGCGCGGTCGATCGCCGCAATCGGAACCGCTCTGATGAGCGTCGGGTCGATCGTCTTTGGCCTCGCACCCACGTACGCCCTCGCCTTCACCGGTCGACTCCTTGTCGGATTCGGTGCGAGCGTCCTATTCGTCGCGACGCTTCGGTTCTGTGCGAACTGGTTCCGTCCCGACGAGTTCGGGACGATGACGGGGGTGACGTTCAGCGTCGGCATTCTGGGCGGATTGGCGGCGACGACGCCGCTGGCGATCGCCGTCTCGAACGCGGGATGGCGGCCATCGATGATCGGTCTCGGACTGTTCGGTCTCGCGGCCGGGATCGGTATCGTCCTGTTTTCGCACGATTCACCGGCCGACGCCGGCCTGCCACCCATCGAAAACGTCCCGGAACGACCGGACGTGACCTCCGCAGCGACGCTCAAGCGATACGTTGCGGACGCGGTCCGGGAGCCCGAAACGTGGCTGCTGGGGATCATGCTCTTTTTCATGACCGGAATCGGCATCACGATCTTCGGCCTGTGGGGAATCCCGTATCTCGTCCAGACGCACGACATCTCCGTGACAGAGGCGTCCGTCTATCTCCTCGTTGGAAACGTCGGCGGCATGATCGGCCCGACGCTGTTCGGCTGGCTCTCGGATCGGTCGGGAAACCGAACGGGCCTCATCGTCCTCTCGACGGTGGTTTTCGGGTTGAGCTGGGCGATCTTCGCCGTCTTCGGCGTCGTTCCGCTGGCGCTCGTCGGGGCGATATTCCTCTTCTCTCGCGTCCTGCGCGGCGGGATTCCGCTCGCCTTTACCGTGATCAAGGAACGCCATCCCGAGGGTGCGAGCGGCACCGTAATCGGACTGATCAACACGATGGGGTGGATCGGCGCAGCCGTCTTCCCGGTCCTCCTCGGCGCTGCACTCGACGCCTACTGGACCGGTGAGACGGTCAACGGCACCCGCGTCTACACTGAATTCGGGTACCGGGTCGCGTTCGCCATTGCGACGGTTTCCGGACTGATCGCCGCAATCTGCGCAATCGCGCTCCACGTCAGGACGCGCAACGACCGTCCTATCGAATCCGAGACCGACGTCGAACAGCCGGCGAGTTGA
- a CDS encoding MaoC family dehydratase, translating into MRYYEDLEVGETQEFGEYHVTKEEIIDFAERYDPQPFHVDEDAAEDSAFGELVASGWHTASMCMRLLVDGPIQDRASMGARGVDELRWKQPVRPGDTLSIRTEILDKQVSESDPRRGYVDSRLEGVTQDGDVVISWIAHGMIARRNPDEE; encoded by the coding sequence ATGCGCTACTACGAGGATCTCGAGGTCGGCGAAACCCAAGAGTTTGGCGAGTATCACGTTACGAAGGAGGAAATCATCGACTTCGCCGAACGGTACGACCCGCAGCCGTTCCACGTCGACGAAGACGCGGCCGAGGACTCCGCCTTCGGCGAACTCGTCGCGTCGGGCTGGCACACCGCGTCGATGTGCATGCGGCTGCTCGTCGACGGGCCCATTCAGGATCGCGCCAGCATGGGTGCCCGCGGCGTCGACGAACTCCGGTGGAAACAGCCGGTCAGACCCGGCGACACGCTCTCGATTCGTACGGAAATCCTGGACAAGCAGGTTTCGGAGAGCGACCCGAGACGGGGCTACGTCGACAGCCGGCTCGAGGGAGTTACCCAGGACGGCGACGTCGTCATCTCCTGGATCGCCCACGGTATGATCGCGCGTCGAAATCCCGACGAGGAGTGA
- a CDS encoding DUF192 domain-containing protein — protein MRLVHHPSTDDDSSAKRDRETLATTVDLADSLVSQTLGLMFRRSIPDDYALAFQFDSIKTRDLHMLFVFFPIDTVWVVDGVVQRVETLRPWRGFAREDADLIVELPAGTAADVDPGDRLVLEE, from the coding sequence GTGCGACTCGTCCACCACCCCAGTACGGACGACGACTCGAGTGCGAAACGGGACCGCGAGACGCTGGCGACGACGGTCGACCTCGCGGATTCGCTCGTGAGCCAGACGCTGGGACTCATGTTCCGCCGGTCCATACCGGACGACTACGCGCTGGCGTTCCAGTTCGATTCGATCAAAACCCGCGACCTTCACATGCTGTTCGTCTTCTTCCCGATCGACACGGTCTGGGTCGTCGACGGCGTCGTCCAGCGCGTCGAAACCCTCCGCCCGTGGCGAGGGTTCGCTCGCGAGGACGCGGACCTGATCGTCGAGCTTCCGGCCGGTACCGCAGCCGACGTCGACCCCGGCGATCGGCTCGTCCTCGAGGAGTGA
- a CDS encoding 2-isopropylmalate synthase, with amino-acid sequence MPVTHSPEQTIASDRTVRLLDTTLRDGEQAPGVSLSPDEKVEIARSLERAGVSVIEAGSACTGAGERQAISRVTDLDLDARVTSFCRGMKGDIDLALECDVDGVHIVVPASDRHVEGKVGTSREDNLEKTAELVAYAKENDLWVEVIGEDGSRADLDYLEELAETSLDAGADRFCFADTVGHTGPEHTHEAVSRLAELGPVSAHTHDDLGLGVTNALAAVSAGADLVHCTVDGLGERAGNVALEEVAIALSHVYELETLELEELYELAQTVARATGVQLPPNKAVIGENAFTHESGIHTDGTLKDDKMYEPYAPETVGRERRLALGKHTGRAGVAATLEEHGVDAEDDEIAEIANRVTELGDRGRRVTDADLLAIAEDVTGEDRERVVDLLDVTATSGGAVPTASVRLDVDGEERVASGTGSGPVDAAVSAVREALGPMADAELESYHVDAVTGGTDAVVTVEVTMARNDRSVTVARSEADITRASVTAMVDALDRLLAADQQPLAPADD; translated from the coding sequence TTGCCTGTAACTCACTCTCCCGAACAGACGATCGCATCGGACCGTACAGTACGCCTTCTCGACACGACGCTTCGCGACGGCGAACAAGCCCCGGGCGTCTCGCTGTCTCCCGACGAGAAAGTCGAGATCGCCCGCTCGCTCGAGCGCGCCGGCGTCTCCGTTATCGAAGCCGGCAGCGCCTGTACGGGAGCGGGTGAACGACAGGCGATCTCGCGGGTGACCGATCTCGATCTCGACGCGCGCGTCACCAGCTTCTGTCGCGGAATGAAAGGCGACATCGACCTCGCGCTCGAGTGCGACGTCGACGGCGTCCATATCGTCGTCCCCGCGAGCGACCGCCACGTCGAGGGCAAGGTCGGCACCTCCCGCGAGGACAACCTCGAGAAGACCGCCGAGCTCGTCGCCTACGCCAAAGAGAACGACCTCTGGGTCGAGGTCATCGGCGAGGACGGCTCCCGGGCCGATCTCGACTACCTCGAGGAGCTGGCCGAAACGTCCCTCGACGCCGGCGCAGATCGGTTCTGTTTCGCCGACACCGTCGGCCACACCGGGCCGGAACACACCCACGAGGCGGTCTCCCGGCTCGCCGAACTCGGTCCGGTCAGCGCCCACACCCACGACGACCTCGGGCTGGGCGTGACCAACGCGCTCGCGGCCGTCTCGGCCGGCGCCGATCTCGTCCACTGTACGGTCGACGGGCTCGGCGAACGCGCCGGCAACGTCGCCCTCGAAGAGGTTGCGATCGCCCTCTCACACGTCTACGAGCTCGAGACGCTCGAACTCGAGGAGCTGTACGAGCTCGCACAGACCGTCGCTCGAGCGACGGGGGTTCAGCTCCCGCCGAACAAGGCCGTCATCGGCGAGAACGCCTTCACCCACGAGAGCGGCATCCACACGGACGGAACGCTCAAGGACGACAAGATGTACGAACCCTACGCGCCCGAGACCGTCGGGCGGGAGCGCCGACTCGCGCTCGGGAAACACACCGGCCGTGCGGGCGTCGCGGCGACGCTCGAGGAACACGGCGTCGATGCCGAGGACGACGAAATCGCAGAAATCGCCAATCGCGTGACGGAGCTCGGTGACCGCGGCCGCAGGGTGACGGACGCCGATCTGCTGGCGATCGCCGAGGACGTCACCGGGGAGGATCGCGAGCGCGTCGTCGATCTGCTCGACGTCACCGCCACCAGCGGCGGTGCCGTGCCGACTGCGAGCGTCAGACTGGACGTCGACGGCGAGGAGCGCGTCGCCAGCGGCACCGGCTCCGGCCCCGTCGACGCCGCCGTCTCCGCCGTCCGCGAGGCGCTGGGCCCGATGGCCGACGCCGAACTCGAGTCCTACCACGTGGACGCGGTGACGGGCGGTACCGACGCCGTCGTTACCGTCGAGGTGACGATGGCTCGAAACGATCGCTCGGTGACGGTCGCCCGCAGCGAGGCCGATATCACTCGCGCGAGCGTCACGGCGATGGTTGACGCCCTCGATCGGCTGCTCGCGGCCGATCAGCAACCGCTCGCGCCGGCAGACGACTGA
- a CDS encoding metal-dependent hydrolase, with protein MMLPTHALMGLAIAAPLVVVAPDFASAALVGAFVGGLLPDLDLYAGHRRTLHYPTLYVIAAVPVAIATALFVTPWLVALTFLFLGAALHCRMDRYGGGLELRPWEGTSDRAVYDHVRSRWRAPKRWVRYDGAPEDLVLSLLVGLPLLVVLGEPFQWLVGVALVVGSVYGLLRRRLANIAPVVFGSVPESVDEYVPNRYKQN; from the coding sequence ATGATGCTTCCGACGCACGCGCTGATGGGACTCGCGATCGCGGCACCGCTCGTCGTGGTCGCCCCCGACTTCGCGTCGGCGGCGCTCGTCGGCGCGTTCGTCGGCGGTCTGTTGCCGGATCTCGATCTCTACGCAGGACATCGGCGAACCCTCCATTATCCCACGCTGTACGTAATCGCTGCCGTTCCGGTCGCGATCGCAACGGCGCTCTTCGTGACGCCGTGGCTCGTCGCTCTCACATTCCTATTCCTCGGGGCCGCGCTCCACTGTCGGATGGACCGATACGGCGGCGGCCTCGAGCTCCGGCCGTGGGAGGGGACCTCCGATCGAGCCGTCTACGATCACGTTCGGAGCCGCTGGCGTGCACCGAAACGCTGGGTCCGATACGACGGCGCACCCGAAGACCTCGTTCTCTCGCTCCTCGTCGGGCTTCCGCTGTTGGTCGTGCTCGGGGAGCCGTTCCAGTGGCTCGTCGGGGTGGCACTCGTGGTCGGCAGCGTCTACGGACTTCTTCGACGCCGACTCGCGAATATCGCCCCAGTCGTCTTCGGCTCCGTTCCCGAATCGGTCGACGAGTACGTCCCGAATCGGTACAAGCAGAATTGA
- a CDS encoding NAD-dependent epimerase/dehydratase family protein: MTLEDQSVLVTGGAGFIGSNLANELAETNDVTVVDDCYLGTPENLTEDVEFVKASVLEDDLPTDVDVVFHLAALSSYAMHEDDPTTGARVNVEGFVNVVEQARQDGCETVVYASTSSIYGSRTEPSPEDMEVSVNTGYEASKLARERYGEYFSNHYDMSMAGMRFFSVYQGYGGAEEHKGEYANVIAQFADDIANGESPVLYGDGTQTRDFTHVSDIVRGLSQAAAAELDGIYNLGTGEAYDFNTVVEMLNDELGTDVDPEYVENPIPDSVYVHDTCADSAKIREETGWEPQIDFEEGIRRVCAQYTDR; encoded by the coding sequence ATGACTCTCGAGGACCAATCCGTTCTCGTCACCGGCGGTGCGGGATTCATCGGATCGAATCTGGCGAACGAACTCGCGGAAACGAACGACGTCACGGTTGTCGACGACTGTTATCTGGGAACACCGGAAAACCTCACCGAAGACGTCGAATTCGTGAAGGCAAGCGTGCTAGAGGACGACCTGCCGACGGACGTCGACGTGGTGTTTCACCTGGCGGCGCTGTCCTCGTACGCGATGCACGAGGACGACCCGACGACGGGTGCGAGAGTGAACGTCGAGGGATTCGTCAACGTGGTCGAGCAGGCTCGGCAGGACGGCTGCGAGACCGTCGTCTACGCCTCGACGTCGTCGATCTACGGGAGCCGGACGGAACCCTCGCCCGAGGACATGGAGGTGAGCGTGAACACCGGGTACGAAGCGTCGAAGCTGGCCAGAGAACGCTACGGCGAGTACTTCTCGAACCACTACGACATGTCGATGGCCGGGATGCGCTTCTTCTCGGTCTATCAGGGGTACGGCGGCGCGGAGGAACACAAAGGCGAGTACGCCAACGTGATCGCCCAGTTCGCCGACGACATCGCCAACGGCGAGTCACCAGTCCTGTACGGCGACGGCACGCAGACGCGGGACTTCACACACGTTTCCGATATCGTCCGCGGCCTCAGTCAGGCCGCGGCAGCCGAACTCGACGGGATCTACAATCTGGGGACGGGCGAGGCCTACGACTTCAATACGGTCGTGGAGATGCTCAACGACGAGCTCGGAACCGACGTGGACCCCGAGTACGTCGAAAATCCGATCCCCGACTCGGTCTACGTTCACGATACCTGTGCCGACTCTGCAAAGATTCGCGAGGAGACCGGCTGGGAGCCCCAGATCGACTTCGAGGAAGGGATTCGACGGGTCTGTGCCCAGTACACGGACAGGTGA
- a CDS encoding CPBP family intramembrane glutamic endopeptidase: MARSKSVEIAGVVVAGWIVLEFLLRRGLVSAAAAVGVEPLLADYLVLAIGFPLIAAVLSRYALGHGQTRNSWGWEWGLRSLGMGVLAAVVGFGLLAGAAQIDAALFGLEETSGAFAEELTGAFEATPALAVLFLVGNGIVAPIAEEQVWRGIVQTELVDDRGVAAGIGVTAVLFALKHVIVDLSIVRLTSLLTLAVLFGIVRHRWGTASSTVTHVLLNTISSASIVAVALL, encoded by the coding sequence ATGGCTCGATCGAAATCGGTCGAAATCGCGGGGGTCGTCGTCGCCGGCTGGATCGTCCTCGAGTTCCTGCTTCGGCGCGGACTCGTTTCGGCCGCCGCTGCCGTCGGGGTCGAACCGCTGTTGGCGGATTATCTGGTTCTCGCGATCGGATTTCCGCTCATCGCGGCGGTCCTTAGCCGGTACGCCCTCGGGCACGGGCAGACCCGCAACTCGTGGGGATGGGAGTGGGGACTCCGATCCCTCGGGATGGGCGTTCTCGCTGCGGTCGTGGGATTCGGCTTGCTCGCCGGCGCTGCCCAGATCGACGCGGCGCTGTTCGGACTCGAGGAAACGAGTGGGGCCTTCGCCGAGGAACTGACGGGCGCGTTCGAAGCCACGCCTGCGCTCGCGGTGCTCTTCCTCGTCGGGAACGGGATCGTCGCCCCGATCGCGGAAGAGCAAGTCTGGCGGGGAATCGTCCAGACGGAGCTCGTCGACGACCGGGGTGTTGCCGCCGGCATCGGGGTAACAGCAGTCCTATTCGCTCTCAAACACGTGATCGTCGATCTGTCGATCGTCCGTCTCACGTCGCTGCTGACGCTCGCGGTTCTCTTCGGTATCGTTCGTCACCGGTGGGGCACTGCGAGCAGCACGGTGACACACGTCCTGCTCAATACGATCTCTTCGGCCAGCATCGTCGCCGTTGCGCTTCTCTGA
- a CDS encoding 4Fe-4S ferredoxin N-terminal domain-containing protein → MSADDESPDEETFHPLGESWQDDLEELLDDTEYDTELGMEMGRDAMRVTKGELSEEEFHERYHEDVMAEFGEDERPIARPDDADGEEEGIGSTLLQLADGDESRREMLKKAGAGLGFASLGWGAVDQQEPEPEPAVEDAGEVEDADEGTQWGMTIDLEHCDGCLACVTACNQEHGWDQGANWMYVLAYEDGQVESPDPDSVDVEPGECSQTDAVHEFNYLVRPCQHCTDAPCEKVCPTTARHTRDEGGLVLTDYEVCIGCRYCQVACPYGVNYFQWDDPDTDREELDPERIYDERGRPVSRRAPRGVMSKCVFDPTRQDGNAGEELIGTTACEQACPPNVIQFGDKNNPASDPERYAENPARSRTIINLFTQLPSPNSVESSLEGVDGNLDAVVDAVDELTVGMIALAKGVDLTQEEYEEEPPPGDSLPDKEQTVLDVVTAIEDTGLDLESEEGIREIGLSPDQFEGPTQDVQVASPEEAAYELFEDYVDAPEVEFELLADIGTNPNVTYLGHQPGPEAHQVPGPVSYDEVGLLDKRQNALDDETVGLGFRDA, encoded by the coding sequence ATGAGTGCGGACGACGAGTCGCCGGACGAAGAGACCTTTCACCCGCTCGGTGAGTCGTGGCAGGACGACCTCGAGGAGTTGCTCGACGACACGGAGTACGATACGGAACTCGGGATGGAGATGGGGCGGGACGCCATGCGGGTCACGAAAGGGGAGCTCTCGGAGGAGGAGTTTCACGAGCGGTATCACGAGGACGTGATGGCGGAGTTCGGAGAGGACGAGCGACCGATCGCCAGGCCGGACGACGCTGACGGCGAGGAGGAGGGTATCGGGTCGACGCTCTTGCAACTCGCCGACGGCGACGAGTCACGTCGGGAGATGCTCAAAAAGGCGGGGGCCGGTCTGGGATTCGCGAGCCTCGGCTGGGGTGCGGTCGATCAGCAAGAGCCGGAGCCGGAACCCGCAGTCGAGGACGCGGGGGAAGTCGAGGACGCAGACGAGGGGACCCAGTGGGGGATGACGATCGATCTCGAGCACTGCGACGGCTGTCTCGCCTGCGTGACCGCCTGTAATCAGGAACACGGATGGGACCAGGGGGCCAACTGGATGTACGTTCTCGCCTACGAGGACGGCCAGGTCGAGTCACCGGATCCCGACAGCGTCGACGTCGAGCCCGGAGAATGCTCGCAGACCGATGCCGTTCACGAGTTTAACTACCTCGTCCGCCCGTGTCAGCACTGTACCGACGCGCCCTGCGAGAAGGTGTGCCCGACGACGGCTCGCCACACGCGCGACGAAGGCGGGCTGGTGCTGACCGACTACGAAGTCTGTATCGGCTGTCGCTACTGTCAAGTGGCCTGCCCGTACGGCGTCAACTACTTCCAGTGGGACGATCCCGACACCGACCGGGAGGAACTCGATCCGGAGAGAATCTACGACGAGCGCGGCCGACCGGTCAGTCGTCGCGCTCCCCGCGGCGTCATGTCGAAGTGCGTCTTCGATCCGACTCGGCAGGACGGCAACGCGGGCGAGGAACTGATCGGAACGACCGCCTGTGAGCAGGCCTGTCCGCCGAACGTGATCCAGTTCGGCGACAAAAACAACCCCGCGAGCGACCCGGAACGGTACGCGGAAAACCCGGCTAGGTCGCGAACGATCATCAATCTGTTCACGCAGCTGCCGTCCCCGAACTCGGTCGAATCGTCGCTCGAGGGCGTCGACGGGAATCTCGACGCCGTCGTCGATGCCGTCGACGAACTTACCGTCGGGATGATCGCACTCGCGAAAGGAGTCGATCTCACTCAGGAGGAGTACGAGGAGGAACCGCCACCGGGCGATTCCCTGCCGGACAAGGAGCAGACGGTGCTGGACGTCGTGACCGCGATCGAAGACACCGGACTCGACCTCGAGAGCGAGGAGGGGATCAGAGAGATCGGACTGTCGCCGGACCAGTTCGAGGGCCCGACTCAAGACGTTCAGGTCGCCAGTCCGGAGGAAGCCGCCTACGAACTGTTCGAGGACTACGTCGACGCACCGGAGGTGGAGTTCGAACTGCTGGCGGATATCGGAACGAACCCGAACGTCACCTATCTCGGCCACCAACCGGGGCCCGAAGCGCATCAGGTTCCAGGACCGGTTTCGTACGACGAGGTCGGGTTGCTCGACAAACGACAGAACGCCCTCGACGACGAAACTGTCGGGCTCGGCTTTCGAGACGCGTAA
- the ppc gene encoding phosphoenolpyruvate carboxylase produces the protein MRLHNRNVRQDVRELGALLGDVLEEQTSRKAFETVESCRRAAIDYRSGELESREPLVTELENLSPHQQRIVARGFTTYFELINLAEERERVRTIRTESHEGTLDDSLETAAEELGEADVETVRQILDDVLIEPTFTAHPTEARRKTVKSKLRDISTDLETLDERLLTDKEESQLWRDIDAEVTSLWQTPQVRNRQPEPEDEARNVQWYLENTLFDVVGEIYDELDDAIDEEVPGNLEIPKLFEFRSWAGSDRDGNPYVTPDVTANTLERQRSVVLEQYREQLKRLSGVLSQDGSRIDAGSAFQASLERDRERLPGSARTAEERYPGEPYRQKLKLMRERIRRVGDVRPGGYDDVDALLDDLEVIAKSLRNNGAESVVDAHVDPIRRQVATFGFSLASLDLREHQAKHTDAIAEALEAEGIDYHGFSEDERVEFLTEAVLQDEPVIDLGDTEELSDDSGRVLRLFDSLADWQTEYGSHAIDTYAISMTDEPSHVLEVLFLADQAGVVSLPEHSGIDIVPLLETEYALSGARRIMGTLFENEAYAQALEARGQTQEIMLGYSDSNKENGFLAANWSLYKNQRRLGEICDDYDVTMRLFHGRGGSISRGGGPMNEALLALPNSTVTGQVKFTEQGEAIAEKYANPRIAERNIEQMLNAQLRARKQSMDQPEEEVHDEWVEAMETMADAARREYRDLLESDGFVQYFEQATPITVIENLDLGSRPASRSGERTVEDLRAIPWVFSWTQSRCILPGWYAIATGVEAYLDDGGSMETLQEMYEEWPFFRTTLDNAALSLSRTELEIAERYANMAEEDLREQFFPRVSDEYERTADLITEIGQRDRLHTRDWLGENLERRNPYVDPLNMLQVYLLNRTHRTDIEERTLRLTVKGIAAGMKNTG, from the coding sequence ATGCGACTCCATAACAGAAACGTTCGACAGGACGTCCGGGAGCTCGGTGCGTTGCTCGGCGACGTCCTCGAGGAACAGACGTCTCGCAAAGCCTTCGAGACGGTCGAATCGTGCCGGCGAGCCGCGATCGATTACCGGTCCGGGGAGCTCGAGTCTCGCGAGCCCCTCGTCACGGAGCTCGAGAACCTCTCGCCCCATCAACAGCGGATCGTCGCTCGCGGGTTCACGACCTACTTCGAACTGATCAACCTCGCCGAGGAGCGCGAACGGGTCCGGACGATCCGGACAGAATCCCACGAGGGGACCCTCGACGATAGCCTCGAAACGGCCGCCGAAGAGCTCGGCGAGGCCGACGTCGAGACCGTCCGCCAGATCCTCGACGACGTACTGATCGAGCCGACCTTTACCGCGCACCCGACGGAGGCGCGCCGCAAGACGGTCAAGTCCAAACTGCGCGATATCTCGACGGACCTCGAGACGCTGGACGAGCGGCTGCTGACCGACAAGGAGGAGAGCCAGCTCTGGCGGGACATCGACGCTGAGGTCACGAGCCTCTGGCAGACCCCGCAGGTCCGCAATCGGCAGCCCGAGCCCGAAGACGAGGCGCGCAACGTCCAGTGGTACCTCGAGAACACCCTCTTCGACGTCGTCGGCGAGATCTACGACGAACTCGACGACGCGATCGACGAGGAAGTCCCCGGCAACCTCGAGATTCCGAAGCTCTTCGAGTTCCGCTCGTGGGCCGGGAGCGATCGCGACGGCAACCCGTACGTGACCCCCGACGTGACCGCGAACACCCTCGAGCGCCAGCGGTCGGTCGTCCTCGAGCAGTACCGCGAGCAGCTCAAGCGACTCTCGGGCGTACTGAGCCAGGACGGCAGCCGGATCGATGCCGGCTCCGCGTTCCAGGCCTCGCTCGAGCGGGACCGCGAACGACTCCCCGGCAGCGCTCGCACCGCCGAGGAGCGCTATCCGGGCGAGCCCTACCGGCAGAAACTCAAGCTCATGCGCGAGCGGATCCGCCGCGTCGGCGACGTCCGCCCTGGCGGCTACGACGACGTCGACGCCCTCCTCGACGATCTCGAGGTCATCGCGAAGAGCCTGCGGAACAACGGTGCGGAGAGCGTCGTCGACGCGCACGTCGACCCGATCCGCCGGCAGGTCGCGACGTTCGGCTTCTCGCTCGCCAGCCTCGATCTCCGAGAGCACCAGGCGAAACACACCGATGCCATCGCCGAAGCCCTCGAGGCCGAAGGGATCGATTACCACGGCTTCTCCGAGGACGAACGCGTCGAGTTCCTGACCGAGGCCGTGTTGCAGGACGAGCCCGTGATCGACCTCGGCGACACCGAGGAGCTCTCCGACGACTCGGGGCGGGTCCTCCGGCTGTTCGACAGCCTTGCCGACTGGCAGACCGAGTATGGCAGCCACGCCATCGACACCTACGCCATCTCGATGACCGACGAGCCGAGCCACGTCCTCGAGGTGCTCTTCCTGGCCGATCAGGCCGGCGTCGTCTCCCTGCCCGAACACTCCGGGATCGACATCGTTCCCCTGCTCGAGACCGAGTACGCCCTCTCCGGCGCGCGCCGGATCATGGGCACGCTGTTCGAAAACGAGGCCTACGCGCAGGCCCTCGAAGCTCGCGGGCAGACCCAGGAGATCATGCTCGGGTACTCGGACTCGAACAAGGAGAACGGGTTCCTCGCAGCGAACTGGTCGCTGTACAAGAACCAGCGCCGGCTCGGCGAGATCTGCGACGACTACGACGTGACGATGCGGCTGTTCCACGGCCGCGGCGGCTCGATCTCGCGCGGCGGCGGCCCGATGAACGAGGCGCTGCTCGCGCTGCCGAACTCGACCGTCACGGGACAGGTCAAGTTCACCGAGCAGGGCGAGGCGATCGCCGAGAAGTACGCCAACCCGCGCATCGCCGAGCGCAACATCGAACAGATGCTCAACGCCCAGCTCCGGGCGCGCAAGCAGTCCATGGACCAGCCCGAAGAGGAGGTCCACGACGAGTGGGTCGAGGCCATGGAAACCATGGCCGACGCGGCCCGCCGGGAGTACCGCGATCTCCTCGAGAGCGACGGGTTCGTCCAGTACTTCGAGCAGGCGACGCCGATCACCGTCATCGAAAACCTCGATCTGGGGTCGCGGCCGGCCTCCCGATCGGGCGAGCGCACCGTCGAGGACCTGCGGGCGATCCCGTGGGTGTTTTCCTGGACCCAGTCGCGGTGTATCCTGCCGGGCTGGTACGCGATCGCGACCGGCGTCGAGGCCTACCTCGACGACGGTGGCTCGATGGAAACTTTACAGGAGATGTACGAGGAGTGGCCGTTCTTCCGAACCACCCTCGATAACGCGGCCCTCTCGCTGTCGCGAACCGAACTCGAGATCGCCGAGCGGTACGCGAACATGGCCGAGGAAGACCTTCGCGAACAGTTCTTCCCCCGCGTCTCCGACGAGTACGAGCGAACGGCCGATCTGATCACCGAGATCGGTCAGCGAGACCGCCTGCACACCCGCGATTGGCTCGGCGAGAACCTCGAGCGACGGAACCCCTACGTGGACCCGCTGAACATGCTGCAGGTGTACCTGCTCAATCGGACCCACCGGACGGACATCGAGGAGCGAACCCTGCGACTGACAGTGAAGGGGATCGCAGCCGGAATGAAGAATACGGGCTGA